In Corynebacterium ulcerans, one genomic interval encodes:
- a CDS encoding ABC transporter ATP-binding protein, translating to MTQRAGIEIKNLSFEYAMGPHALRGCLHDITYEIKPGTTVLLTGDSGAGKSTFLRLISGLAPHFYPGELNGILQLSTLTEKFVPSEQPLSRAIEYSASVFQNPRTQFFTEHVDSELAFGLENLGVSPYAIHSRVDRAVELMEISDLRGRRLQELSGGQLQKLACACALTTPGDIVLFDEPTSNLSPKAIETLRSCITRLRALGMTLVIAEHRVGCMKGLVDEVLYLRDGRIQKSFSAEDFYALHDTERKHLGLRSFEPVPITDFPSSDRDDLRLENIRFSYGDNAVLSIDHVGFAAGEVTVVVGPNGSGKTTLARVICGLEKPGRGARISLNGRSLSAVARQRTCYLVMQDVGRQLFAATVEEEVTLGLSPTARSYVDIPLLLKQSGLSGYEKCHPQALSGGQQQRLVITTARAQKSKVYIFDEPTSGVGWRHLKEIALHLRSLAAQGAVVIVITHDAELIEESATRLVNMENINKITHTSWEEVKANDN from the coding sequence ATGACCCAACGCGCTGGTATCGAGATAAAGAACCTTAGCTTTGAATATGCTATGGGACCGCATGCGCTCCGGGGTTGTCTGCATGACATTACCTATGAGATAAAACCTGGAACCACTGTGTTGCTTACGGGAGACTCCGGGGCAGGGAAAAGTACTTTTCTGCGACTCATCAGTGGTCTAGCTCCTCATTTTTATCCCGGCGAACTGAACGGAATCCTGCAACTTAGCACTTTGACGGAAAAGTTTGTGCCTTCGGAACAACCGCTATCGCGAGCTATTGAATATAGTGCGAGTGTTTTTCAGAACCCTCGCACACAGTTTTTTACTGAACATGTAGATTCTGAACTAGCGTTTGGTCTGGAGAACTTAGGGGTTTCTCCGTATGCGATCCACAGCCGCGTAGATCGTGCGGTTGAGCTTATGGAAATTTCGGACCTCCGGGGGCGCCGATTGCAAGAGCTTTCTGGCGGACAACTACAAAAATTGGCATGTGCTTGCGCCCTTACAACGCCCGGCGACATCGTGCTTTTCGACGAGCCAACGTCAAATCTATCCCCGAAGGCAATAGAAACATTGCGTTCGTGCATAACCCGGCTTCGTGCACTGGGAATGACGCTTGTTATTGCAGAGCATCGTGTGGGGTGCATGAAAGGCCTGGTAGATGAAGTTCTGTATCTGAGAGACGGGAGAATACAGAAAAGCTTTTCGGCTGAAGACTTCTATGCTCTACATGACACTGAGAGAAAACATTTGGGGTTGAGGTCCTTTGAACCGGTACCGATAACGGATTTTCCTTCCTCGGATAGAGACGATCTCAGACTGGAAAATATCCGCTTCTCCTACGGCGATAATGCTGTGTTGAGCATTGATCATGTGGGTTTTGCTGCGGGTGAAGTGACGGTAGTGGTGGGCCCAAATGGTAGTGGGAAAACTACGCTTGCCCGTGTTATATGCGGTTTAGAAAAACCTGGTCGAGGGGCCCGAATTTCTTTAAACGGTCGCTCATTGTCTGCAGTGGCACGGCAACGAACTTGTTATCTGGTGATGCAAGACGTAGGTCGCCAACTTTTTGCTGCCACAGTGGAAGAAGAAGTGACCCTAGGACTTTCTCCGACGGCACGTAGTTATGTGGATATTCCTTTGCTCTTGAAGCAATCGGGTTTAAGCGGATACGAAAAGTGCCACCCGCAGGCTTTGTCTGGTGGACAGCAACAACGGTTAGTGATTACTACCGCTCGTGCGCAAAAGTCCAAGGTTTACATTTTCGACGAACCCACCTCTGGAGTGGGATGGCGTCATCTCAAAGAAATTGCTCTTCACCTGCGTAGTCTCGCCGCACAAGGTGCCGTAGTCATAGTGATCACACACGATGCGGAACTCATTGAAGAATCTGCAACTCGACTGGTGAATATGGAGAACATAAACAAAATAACTCATACATCGTGGGAAGAAGTGAAGGCTAATGACAACTAA
- a CDS encoding ABC transporter ATP-binding protein, with protein MFDPLLLRRLGELQSADGRKRRLYYLILVTFVGLFDGFAVLILLPVITALTRGESISSWLSILVAISVVSFALRYFSAMVGYQSALDFLKTGHSIIGDKLATLPLGWFTPARTGGISRLVSDRFMVATETLAHLLGTFFREAAALAVLLVGSWFFDPLLGLALVIIAPCALAVMKLASVIRGKASQQALPSGRELSARIVEYVRHQPVLRATGRSHNFMPLTQALERDRSVRFRELWQSTGALLLNGIVVQFFVVALISVSAHLFVEGSLSGLEAIAIIGITLRFTRCLEQMGTAFVGLDVGRVAVAEAEPIVGSPALPEPVSPVSGDGSGRVEFHNVTFGYTEKPVVNDISFVVEPGTVTAIVGPSGSGKTTLVRLASRFWDVNCGAVLIDGVDVRDLGTTQLMSKLSMVFQDVYLFDDTLLANIRVGRPEASEEEIRKAAELAGVTSIAERLGWETPVGEGGALLSGGERQRVSVARALLKQAPIVLFDEATSALDQENEENILISVEKLRERSTFIVIAHKLDTIRSADQIIVLDESGRICQKGTHAQLYAEPGLYRRFWERRKAAKGWALS; from the coding sequence ATGTTTGATCCACTACTTTTACGGAGATTGGGGGAGCTACAAAGTGCGGATGGAAGAAAGCGCCGGCTTTATTATCTGATCCTCGTGACCTTTGTCGGGCTTTTCGACGGCTTTGCCGTGCTCATCCTGCTACCTGTTATTACGGCGCTTACTCGTGGTGAGTCGATCAGCAGCTGGCTCAGCATCTTGGTCGCTATCTCCGTCGTTTCGTTTGCGTTGAGGTATTTCTCGGCCATGGTGGGCTATCAATCTGCATTGGACTTTTTGAAGACAGGGCATTCTATTATCGGCGATAAACTTGCGACGCTGCCCCTGGGATGGTTTACACCAGCGCGAACGGGAGGAATATCGCGACTGGTTTCCGACCGATTCATGGTTGCCACAGAGACCCTGGCACACCTGCTGGGTACTTTTTTCCGCGAAGCAGCGGCATTAGCCGTCTTGCTCGTGGGCAGTTGGTTTTTTGATCCCCTTTTAGGGTTAGCACTTGTTATTATCGCACCATGCGCCCTCGCCGTGATGAAGCTGGCGAGCGTAATTCGGGGAAAAGCCTCCCAGCAAGCCCTACCTTCGGGGCGAGAACTTTCAGCGAGGATTGTTGAATACGTCCGGCATCAACCTGTGCTTCGAGCTACTGGAAGATCACACAATTTCATGCCCCTAACTCAGGCATTAGAACGTGATCGGTCTGTCCGATTTCGTGAACTATGGCAGTCAACGGGCGCACTTCTGCTGAATGGAATAGTGGTCCAATTCTTTGTAGTAGCGCTCATCAGCGTCAGCGCGCATTTATTTGTTGAAGGATCTCTTAGCGGCTTAGAAGCTATTGCGATTATCGGAATTACTTTGCGATTTACTCGATGCTTAGAACAAATGGGCACTGCTTTTGTTGGGCTAGATGTTGGTCGAGTTGCAGTGGCTGAAGCTGAGCCCATTGTAGGGTCTCCTGCATTACCTGAACCAGTTTCTCCGGTGTCAGGGGATGGATCTGGACGCGTTGAATTTCATAACGTCACCTTTGGCTACACGGAAAAACCAGTGGTCAACGACATTAGTTTTGTTGTAGAACCAGGGACTGTTACCGCAATAGTGGGACCATCGGGTTCCGGTAAAACAACTCTTGTGCGTTTAGCGTCTCGGTTCTGGGATGTTAACTGTGGTGCTGTGTTGATAGATGGTGTAGACGTCAGGGATTTGGGCACCACACAGCTCATGTCCAAGCTTTCCATGGTGTTCCAAGATGTCTATCTTTTTGATGACACTTTATTAGCCAATATTCGGGTTGGTCGCCCTGAAGCATCGGAAGAGGAGATTCGCAAAGCCGCAGAACTTGCCGGAGTGACCTCGATCGCTGAGCGTTTGGGCTGGGAAACACCGGTAGGGGAGGGCGGTGCTTTGCTTTCCGGGGGCGAACGCCAAAGAGTCTCAGTGGCACGGGCATTGCTTAAACAGGCTCCGATCGTGCTTTTCGACGAAGCCACGTCTGCCTTGGACCAGGAAAATGAGGAAAATATTCTGATTTCCGTAGAGAAATTACGTGAGCGTTCCACATTTATTGTTATTGCACACAAATTAGATACGATTCGCTCGGCGGACCAAATAATCGTTTTGGATGAGTCGGGTCGCATCTGCCAGAAAGGCACGCATGCCCAACTCTACGCAGAACCTGGATTGTATCGCCGCTTTTGGGAGCGTCGTAAGGCTGCAAAAGGCTGGGCGCTAAGCTAG
- a CDS encoding TetR/AcrR family transcriptional regulator: MTPPGLKTGPKPRFNEQDAINAALSIGLETFTLAQVAKKLGVGTSSLYRVISSRDDLVADCLKYIAKESLLEDSDCMWDQLFLKQVDLLWELFERYPGLDHALITMPTATRYFQEFFEKFTGQLRRAGFPGDKKRMEFAIDFIFDTVVSTHYQIVAVRRHYKEIEVEEERAFFLPEPSWIERGWMDKKIHFILDGLGKGLDLTNS; the protein is encoded by the coding sequence ATGACACCCCCAGGCTTAAAAACCGGCCCGAAGCCACGCTTTAATGAGCAGGATGCGATCAACGCTGCATTATCTATTGGCCTGGAAACTTTTACTTTGGCTCAAGTGGCAAAGAAGCTGGGGGTGGGTACTTCTTCGTTGTACCGCGTTATCTCGTCTCGGGATGATCTGGTGGCTGATTGTTTAAAATATATTGCCAAAGAATCTCTCTTAGAAGATTCAGATTGCATGTGGGATCAGCTTTTTTTAAAACAAGTAGATCTTTTATGGGAACTGTTTGAACGTTATCCGGGGCTCGATCACGCCCTTATCACCATGCCGACGGCTACTCGATATTTCCAGGAATTCTTTGAAAAATTTACGGGACAACTACGCAGGGCTGGTTTTCCAGGGGACAAGAAGCGAATGGAATTTGCCATCGATTTTATATTTGACACGGTGGTATCCACGCATTATCAAATAGTGGCGGTACGCAGGCATTACAAGGAGATAGAGGTGGAAGAGGAGCGGGCGTTCTTTTTACCTGAGCCGTCGTGGATTGAAAGAGGCTGGATGGATAAAAAAATCCATTTTATTTTGGATGGTTTAGGCAAAGGCTTAGATCTCACAAATTCGTAG
- a CDS encoding ABC transporter ATP-binding protein yields the protein MTTNAVAEVSPKDKLKNGQKALRKLLKPVRAQLYCAQFIAFCSALLSVAPYIALVALEDAFAQGNVGLIKETVKWLIVAFLSQLSLYFIALLISHLADAKLVSLNRQRIIRAIGRAPLAWCGQTNSGKVRKAIEDDTITLHSLTAHAPVDTVTAIATPLALLLYVFSIDWRLGILAVATVPVYLAIQAYSMKGMGDKTAEMDTYLGDVSATAVEFAEGIAVVKAFGTVGKAHRRYQEAADRFSAFYYAWVRPLLKVSAVSDSVIAIPLLLLINVGGGSILLAVGEVTVAEVLISSLVAFVIPGTIQTMGMMMWSYQLAGNAALRLDAVMSLQAVSEGNRSVEKRNPTVEFEHVSFAYSGVPVIKNFSATLAPGTITALVGPSGAGKSTVATMLARFQDPDAGRIMIDGINLRELSFSSLYSTVSFVLQDPHILRMSIRDNIALYRTDATDEEIWEAARVAHIAADIRALPQGMDTIVGEDTSLSGGQQQRISIARAVLSQAPILILDEATAATDPDCEAEIQSALSTLVIGKTVLVIAHKPESIRGVDQIIHLTPVTEIPQEAINV from the coding sequence ATGACAACTAATGCGGTAGCAGAAGTTTCGCCGAAAGATAAGCTTAAAAATGGGCAGAAGGCATTGCGAAAATTGCTCAAGCCTGTTCGAGCCCAGCTCTATTGTGCGCAATTTATTGCGTTTTGTTCTGCGCTATTGTCTGTAGCTCCTTATATAGCGTTGGTGGCTTTGGAAGATGCGTTTGCACAAGGCAACGTGGGCTTAATAAAAGAGACTGTGAAATGGTTGATCGTTGCTTTTTTAAGCCAACTTTCTTTGTACTTCATAGCCCTTCTTATTTCGCATCTTGCAGATGCGAAACTGGTCAGCCTTAACCGGCAACGCATTATCCGTGCGATTGGACGTGCACCACTAGCGTGGTGTGGCCAAACAAATTCTGGAAAAGTACGCAAGGCGATAGAAGACGACACCATAACTCTGCATTCGCTGACCGCTCATGCTCCGGTGGATACGGTCACCGCGATTGCGACCCCTCTGGCGCTCCTACTTTATGTTTTTAGCATTGACTGGCGTCTGGGGATCCTTGCTGTTGCGACGGTACCTGTCTACCTCGCCATACAGGCGTATTCGATGAAAGGCATGGGAGACAAAACGGCAGAAATGGACACGTATTTAGGTGATGTTTCTGCTACCGCAGTTGAGTTTGCAGAGGGGATCGCCGTAGTGAAAGCCTTTGGGACCGTGGGGAAAGCGCATCGGCGTTATCAAGAAGCTGCGGATAGATTTTCTGCTTTTTACTACGCGTGGGTGAGGCCGTTATTAAAGGTCAGCGCTGTATCCGATTCAGTCATTGCGATTCCATTGCTGTTACTCATCAACGTTGGTGGTGGCTCAATACTTTTGGCAGTTGGTGAGGTCACAGTAGCAGAAGTACTGATAAGCAGCCTGGTTGCGTTTGTTATCCCAGGGACTATCCAAACCATGGGAATGATGATGTGGTCCTACCAACTCGCTGGTAACGCGGCACTTCGACTCGATGCCGTGATGTCCTTGCAAGCGGTGTCGGAAGGGAACCGGAGCGTCGAGAAGCGTAATCCCACAGTGGAATTTGAACATGTGAGTTTTGCTTACTCAGGAGTTCCAGTAATAAAAAACTTTAGTGCGACGCTTGCGCCTGGAACGATAACAGCGCTGGTTGGACCGTCCGGTGCCGGAAAATCAACTGTGGCAACTATGCTGGCGCGGTTTCAAGATCCCGATGCTGGGCGCATCATGATTGACGGCATAAATCTGCGCGAGCTTAGCTTCAGTTCACTTTATTCCACGGTTTCATTTGTGTTGCAGGACCCCCACATACTGCGCATGAGCATACGAGACAATATTGCTTTGTATAGGACGGATGCCACGGATGAAGAGATTTGGGAGGCGGCCCGAGTAGCCCACATAGCGGCCGATATCCGGGCCTTACCTCAGGGGATGGACACCATCGTGGGAGAAGATACGTCCTTATCCGGCGGCCAGCAGCAGCGAATTTCGATTGCTCGGGCAGTACTTTCGCAGGCCCCGATTTTGATTTTGGACGAGGCAACAGCGGCTACTGATCCCGATTGTGAGGCTGAGATCCAGTCGGCGCTTAGCACTTTGGTCATCGGAAAAACAGTTCTTGTTATTGCACACAAACCAGAATCGATCCGTGGAGTCGATCAAATAATTCATCTGACACCGGTTACAGAGATCCCACAGGAGGCCATCAATGTTTGA